A single Crateriforma conspicua DNA region contains:
- a CDS encoding porin gives MLAALACGLTAGQAMAGNGTIAQVGCFSDSCDSCDPCGEITCGCEPVGCDLGCDSGCDSGCDSLGCNLGGLGLCGDCCHDDPFTLFGEYGGISVGGWLQMGYHTAALPLFNSRPDEVQLHQAWLYAEKAIDTSCGFDIGGRIDYIYGTDSQDTQAFGIANDHWDNGWDNGADYGHALPQLYVEAGYGDLSVKAGHFYTIIGWEVVTAPDNFFYSHAYTMYNSEPFTHTGALATYNATDDLTFYGGYVMGWDSGFEDNGDAFLGGISAGLTDNLTVTYATVGGRFGDGNINRVDPGPPATVGRGENGYMHSIVADYAVSDNLQYIFQSDLLDTEDIDGATVRDTFGINQYLIYSINDCWALGTRFEWYQADAGVFNTDNDVYAWTSGINYKPNANVIIRPEVRWDWVDGDPTGILENDDDDQFTFGMDTIFLF, from the coding sequence ATGCTGGCGGCATTGGCCTGTGGCCTGACTGCCGGGCAAGCTATGGCCGGCAACGGCACGATTGCTCAAGTCGGTTGCTTTAGCGACAGCTGTGACAGCTGTGATCCTTGCGGCGAAATCACCTGTGGTTGCGAACCGGTCGGATGCGACCTGGGTTGCGACAGCGGATGTGACAGCGGCTGCGATTCGCTGGGCTGCAACCTGGGCGGACTGGGACTTTGTGGCGACTGCTGCCACGACGATCCGTTCACGCTGTTCGGCGAGTACGGCGGAATCTCGGTCGGCGGATGGTTGCAAATGGGCTACCACACGGCTGCCCTGCCGCTGTTCAACAGCCGTCCCGACGAAGTTCAGCTGCACCAAGCTTGGTTGTACGCCGAAAAAGCGATCGACACCTCGTGTGGTTTCGACATCGGTGGTCGCATCGATTACATCTACGGTACCGATTCGCAAGACACTCAAGCGTTCGGTATCGCCAACGATCACTGGGATAACGGCTGGGACAACGGTGCCGATTACGGTCACGCCCTGCCCCAGTTGTACGTTGAAGCTGGCTACGGCGATTTGTCGGTCAAGGCTGGTCACTTCTACACCATCATCGGATGGGAAGTCGTTACCGCCCCGGACAACTTCTTCTACAGCCACGCGTACACGATGTACAACAGCGAGCCGTTCACCCACACCGGTGCTCTGGCGACCTACAACGCGACCGATGACCTGACCTTCTACGGCGGATACGTCATGGGCTGGGACAGCGGTTTCGAAGACAACGGCGACGCCTTCTTGGGCGGGATTTCGGCCGGTCTGACCGACAACCTGACGGTCACCTACGCGACCGTTGGCGGACGTTTCGGTGATGGCAACATCAACCGCGTCGATCCCGGACCGCCAGCAACGGTCGGTCGTGGCGAAAACGGATACATGCACTCGATCGTCGCCGACTACGCGGTCAGCGACAATCTGCAGTACATCTTCCAGTCGGACTTGTTGGACACCGAAGACATCGACGGCGCGACCGTTCGTGACACCTTCGGCATCAACCAGTACTTGATCTACTCGATCAACGACTGCTGGGCTCTGGGAACTCGTTTCGAGTGGTATCAAGCCGACGCTGGTGTGTTCAACACCGACAACGATGTCTACGCTTGGACCAGCGGCATCAACTACAAGCCGAATGCCAACGTGATCATTCGTCCCGAAGTCCGCTGGGACTGGGTTGACGGCGATCCGACCGGAATTCTGGAGAACGATGACGACGACCAGTTCACCTTCGGTATGGACACGATCTTCCTGTTCTAG
- the ftsY gene encoding signal recognition particle-docking protein FtsY gives MRGGLQKTRRVLNTDIRDLFKSEGSLVDDALLEQLFARLVRTDMGGGPAAKIRDEIAKQYRGRVVQLDEILQTIADQTRQMLEQEHTDIQTADQPPTVILVVGVNGSGKTTSIGKLANHFHRSGKKVVLGAGDTFRAAAVEQLVIWSQRIGCDIVTGKPQADPASVAYQTVQQAGETNADIAIIDTAGRLQTQSNLMQELQKIRTVIGKKLEAAPHEVLLVLDATAGQNAISQAKGFSEAAGCTGIVLAKLDGSAKGGVVLPIREQFGLPVKFVGLGEGIDDLVKFDPAAFAEGLFS, from the coding sequence ATGCGGGGCGGGCTGCAAAAAACGCGTCGCGTGCTGAACACGGACATCCGCGACCTGTTCAAAAGCGAAGGCAGTCTGGTCGACGACGCCTTGCTGGAACAGTTATTCGCCCGACTGGTCCGCACCGACATGGGCGGAGGACCGGCGGCCAAGATCCGCGATGAAATCGCCAAACAGTACCGCGGACGTGTCGTTCAACTGGACGAAATCCTGCAGACCATTGCCGATCAGACTCGGCAGATGCTGGAACAAGAACACACCGACATTCAAACCGCCGACCAACCGCCCACGGTGATTCTGGTCGTCGGCGTCAACGGAAGCGGTAAAACCACCTCCATCGGTAAACTTGCCAATCACTTTCACCGATCGGGCAAGAAGGTCGTCTTGGGGGCCGGCGATACATTCCGCGCCGCAGCGGTCGAACAATTGGTGATCTGGTCCCAGCGGATCGGATGCGACATCGTCACCGGCAAACCGCAAGCCGATCCTGCCAGCGTCGCCTATCAGACCGTCCAGCAGGCCGGCGAAACCAACGCCGATATCGCCATCATCGATACGGCAGGTCGCCTGCAGACCCAAAGCAATTTGATGCAGGAACTGCAGAAGATTCGCACCGTGATCGGAAAGAAACTGGAAGCCGCACCGCACGAGGTCTTGTTGGTGCTCGATGCGACCGCCGGCCAGAACGCGATCAGCCAGGCCAAAGGCTTCAGCGAAGCGGCCGGATGCACCGGCATCGTGCTGGCAAAGTTGGATGGTTCCGCCAAAGGCGGCGTGGTCCTGCCGATCCGCGAACAATTCGGGTTGCCGGTGAAGTTTGTCGGACTTGGCGAAGGCATCGACGACTTGGTGAAGTTCGACCCGGCGGCGTTCGCCGAAGGCCTGTTCAGCTGA
- the miaE gene encoding tRNA-(ms[2]io[6]A)-hydroxylase, with translation MLHLQSESAKRWLAQVDQSLDEILIDHAHCERKAASTAMNLMNAYTDNRPLCVEMTRIVEEELEHFHMVLDVLDARGIPFRRLASGPYGRKLNQLVRPSEPLRAVDRLLVASLIEARSCERFRLLADHVRQRDSELADFYAGLFESEARHHTTYVQIAEHFQPRDCVRQRLDELSAQEAEIIAGGCDLPRMHS, from the coding sequence ATGCTTCACCTGCAATCCGAATCGGCAAAGCGTTGGTTGGCCCAGGTCGACCAATCGCTTGACGAGATCCTGATCGATCATGCCCACTGTGAACGCAAAGCCGCTTCGACGGCAATGAACCTGATGAACGCGTACACGGACAATCGGCCGCTGTGCGTGGAGATGACTCGCATCGTCGAAGAAGAACTCGAACACTTCCATATGGTGTTGGACGTTTTGGATGCTCGAGGCATCCCTTTTCGCCGACTGGCGTCGGGCCCTTACGGCCGCAAGCTGAACCAATTGGTCCGTCCCAGTGAACCACTGCGAGCGGTCGATCGTTTGCTGGTCGCTTCGCTGATCGAGGCGCGCAGTTGCGAACGGTTCCGCTTGCTGGCCGACCACGTTCGGCAGCGTGATAGCGAATTGGCCGACTTTTACGCCGGTCTGTTCGAAAGCGAAGCCCGGCATCACACCACCTATGTACAAATCGCCGAACACTTTCAACCACGCGATTGTGTCCGCCAGCGTTTGGACGAATTATCGGCTCAAGAAGCCGAGATCATCGCCGGCGGCTGCGACCTGCCACGGATGCATAGCTAA
- a CDS encoding 50S ribosomal protein L11 methyltransferase produces MLRHAYSFFWFAVATNWIAPVFIAFVLIATGCRPNRTDLDTDHVVRQVWEMDDVAFGDIVQFENVFWEPDDTISLRRMIIDDNLVNGRDVLEIGTGTGLLAIVCLQNGADSVLATDVNPAAIANAKYNAAMLETEKNLQLRLVPKSSQGAFDVLRSDEAFDVILSNPPWEDGTIHEDLDHAFYDPGFALMDSLLQGLPKRLRPGGRCLVVYGNVSAIKRLREQSTARGIGFKILDERSLDDLEENFLPGMLIELTPKPLDAETDR; encoded by the coding sequence ATGCTACGCCACGCTTATTCGTTTTTTTGGTTTGCCGTCGCGACCAATTGGATCGCACCCGTCTTTATCGCGTTCGTTCTGATTGCGACGGGGTGTCGGCCGAATCGGACCGATCTGGATACCGATCACGTCGTCCGCCAAGTTTGGGAAATGGACGACGTCGCGTTCGGCGATATCGTCCAATTTGAAAACGTGTTTTGGGAACCCGATGACACGATTTCTTTGCGGCGAATGATCATCGACGACAACTTGGTGAACGGTCGCGACGTGCTGGAAATCGGTACCGGCACCGGGTTGTTGGCGATCGTCTGCTTGCAAAACGGCGCTGATTCCGTGCTGGCGACCGACGTCAATCCGGCGGCCATCGCCAACGCCAAATACAACGCGGCCATGCTGGAGACGGAAAAAAATTTACAGCTGCGATTGGTGCCCAAATCGTCGCAAGGGGCTTTTGACGTCCTTCGTAGTGACGAAGCATTCGACGTGATTCTGTCGAATCCGCCTTGGGAAGATGGAACCATTCATGAAGATCTGGATCATGCGTTTTATGATCCGGGGTTCGCTTTGATGGATTCTTTGTTGCAAGGGTTGCCTAAGCGATTGCGCCCTGGCGGACGTTGCCTTGTCGTCTATGGAAACGTGTCAGCCATAAAACGCTTGCGCGAACAGTCGACGGCGCGTGGGATCGGCTTCAAGATTTTGGATGAACGAAGTCTGGACGATCTGGAGGAGAACTTCCTACCGGGCATGTTGATCGAACTGACGCCCAAGCCGCTCGACGCTGAAACGGATCGCTAA
- a CDS encoding DUF11 domain-containing protein — MNDSANERLSISGRPASRTTAMRRWLRWVACGAVACVTTGCALPQNMRMFSPATETQAQSSGQPATPVANAPAMKTPTTNTPATASAGISASSPADQLQTAADVRQVGYTASLSDLQADECQSTLGQPCGQCNACATGQACTECGNNACAVCQPHGYAAPPAMYNAYGIDPQEFLCDGGDANAKAFLRQDDTIAALDPEDTVVHFTNRHGQIEFAESNRVCLYAPRFASVRRVTGASAGGRVTGAVGVAQPVGPERMNLDQPGLVVTDTTEIGMADTARRIDAMRDRNRGVPVDAVLQPILTADVFAVLANIRVLDLTELRDADLALLEQAATAAIAWSIEESVEVAVQDLKPPVLNRSQTPRGFTEYDFGDGRLVIGKFADKHHAQPGDIVEFALRVDNVGDGPVSHVTVTDNLTTRLTYIDGSQSASCEADFEVVQNDVESAQLIWTIRDELAVGESAILRFKCRVR, encoded by the coding sequence ATGAACGATTCTGCCAACGAACGGCTTAGCATCTCCGGCCGACCGGCATCCCGCACAACTGCAATGCGCCGGTGGCTGCGCTGGGTTGCCTGTGGCGCTGTTGCTTGCGTGACCACCGGCTGTGCCCTGCCCCAAAACATGCGGATGTTTTCGCCGGCGACTGAAACGCAAGCTCAATCATCGGGCCAACCGGCCACGCCCGTTGCAAACGCGCCGGCAATGAAAACGCCGACAACGAACACGCCGGCGACGGCTTCAGCGGGAATCTCCGCTTCGTCGCCAGCGGATCAACTTCAAACGGCGGCTGATGTGCGACAAGTCGGATACACCGCTTCGCTGTCTGATTTGCAGGCGGATGAATGCCAGTCGACACTGGGGCAGCCCTGCGGACAGTGCAACGCTTGCGCGACAGGCCAAGCCTGTACCGAGTGCGGAAACAACGCTTGCGCGGTTTGCCAGCCGCATGGTTATGCCGCGCCGCCGGCGATGTACAACGCTTATGGCATCGATCCGCAGGAATTCCTGTGCGACGGCGGTGACGCCAACGCCAAGGCGTTCCTTCGTCAAGACGACACGATTGCGGCATTGGATCCCGAAGACACGGTCGTGCACTTCACAAATCGTCACGGACAAATCGAATTCGCCGAAAGCAATCGTGTCTGCTTGTACGCACCTCGTTTCGCATCGGTGCGCCGGGTGACCGGTGCATCAGCAGGCGGACGGGTTACCGGCGCGGTCGGCGTCGCCCAACCCGTGGGTCCGGAACGGATGAACTTGGATCAACCCGGTTTGGTCGTCACCGATACCACCGAAATCGGTATGGCCGATACGGCCCGGCGGATCGACGCGATGCGTGACCGTAACCGTGGTGTTCCTGTCGATGCGGTGTTGCAACCGATCTTGACCGCCGACGTGTTTGCCGTCTTGGCCAACATTCGCGTGTTGGATTTGACCGAACTGCGTGACGCGGATCTGGCTTTGTTGGAACAAGCCGCGACAGCCGCGATCGCTTGGTCCATCGAAGAATCGGTGGAAGTCGCCGTCCAAGACCTGAAGCCCCCGGTGTTGAACCGTTCGCAGACGCCGCGTGGCTTTACCGAGTATGACTTTGGCGATGGCCGTTTGGTGATCGGCAAGTTTGCCGACAAGCATCACGCCCAACCCGGCGACATCGTTGAGTTCGCACTTCGCGTCGACAACGTCGGTGACGGTCCGGTCAGCCATGTGACGGTGACCGACAATTTGACGACTCGATTGACCTACATCGACGGCAGCCAATCGGCCAGTTGTGAAGCGGATTTCGAAGTCGTGCAGAACGATGTCGAATCGGCGCAACTGATTTGGACCATTCGCGACGAACTTGCCGTCGGTGAATCGGCCATCCTGCGGTTCAAGTGTCGCGTTCGCTAG